A stretch of Methanoculleus sp. SDB DNA encodes these proteins:
- a CDS encoding DNA primase: MYSPETTKYLIHMYLEAEGVVEKSDVVGAIFGQTEGLLGEDLDLRDLQRTGRVGRIDVQTTSRKGETKGEILISSSLDKAETALLSASLETIDRVGPCNARVSVERIEDIRITKRRKILERAKELLLEQFDEGTINSNELLDIVREYTRIEKVASIGEEKLPAGPNVMDSDAIIVVEGRADVINLLRYGIKNAVAVEGTNVPDTIISLCESKTATAFLDGDRGGDLILSELLQVTDIDFVAFARRGRSVEAMSRKEIIKALRNKVPVEFIADVKREGEPEKTARRPAIPPVVPVGEDVRLESRGEEKETARTGEESRAEVHTLRDHFIEVEGHHIARFLSPEYTVIRESAAEDVEQEIPGIEGDVSGIVIDSVVDQRMLDLIAGKGMEYVAARDFTGIIKKPVSTRLLRII, from the coding sequence ATGTATTCACCGGAAACTACCAAATATCTTATTCATATGTACCTTGAAGCAGAGGGGGTGGTCGAGAAATCTGATGTAGTTGGCGCCATCTTTGGCCAGACTGAAGGATTACTCGGCGAAGACCTGGATCTGCGGGATCTCCAGCGGACAGGCAGGGTGGGACGGATAGACGTCCAGACAACCAGCAGGAAGGGGGAGACAAAAGGAGAGATTTTAATCTCTTCCTCGCTCGACAAGGCCGAAACGGCACTCCTCTCCGCATCGCTTGAGACCATCGACCGCGTCGGCCCCTGCAACGCACGGGTATCGGTTGAACGGATCGAAGATATCCGCATCACGAAACGGAGAAAGATACTGGAACGGGCGAAGGAACTCCTGCTCGAACAGTTCGATGAGGGAACGATAAACTCGAACGAACTGCTTGACATCGTCCGCGAATACACGCGGATCGAGAAAGTCGCCAGTATCGGGGAGGAAAAACTTCCGGCCGGGCCGAACGTCATGGACTCGGACGCCATCATCGTGGTTGAAGGGCGTGCGGATGTCATCAATCTGCTTCGGTACGGCATCAAGAATGCCGTGGCGGTGGAAGGGACCAATGTACCCGATACCATCATCTCGCTCTGCGAAAGCAAGACGGCCACCGCCTTTCTCGACGGTGACCGCGGAGGCGACCTGATACTCTCCGAACTTCTGCAGGTGACGGATATCGATTTTGTGGCATTTGCCCGGCGTGGGAGGAGTGTCGAGGCGATGTCGCGGAAGGAGATCATCAAGGCGCTCCGGAATAAAGTGCCGGTCGAATTCATCGCCGACGTGAAAAGGGAAGGGGAACCGGAAAAAACCGCCCGGCGCCCCGCGATTCCGCCGGTCGTACCGGTGGGAGAGGATGTCAGGCTGGAGAGTCGGGGAGAAGAGAAGGAAACGGCACGAACGGGTGAAGAATCCCGGGCGGAAGTCCATACGCTCAGAGACCACTTCATCGAGGTGGAAGGGCACCATATTGCCCGGTTTCTCTCCCCCGAGTACACCGTAATCCGCGAGTCGGCCGCAGAAGACGTCGAACAGGAGATCCCGGGAATTGAAGGCGATGTGTCCGGGATTGTCATCGATTCGGTGGTGGACCAGCGGATGCTCGATTTGATCGCGGGAAAGGGAATGGAGTATGTCGCAGCACGCGATTTCACAGGAATTATAAAAAAACCGGTATCCACACGGCTTCTGAGGATAATTTAA
- a CDS encoding GCN5 family acetyltransferase, producing the protein MAGAGRFDIRQVASWDVGDIADLYREGGWWCEEWDPGALQALIAGSFSFVVAVDRETGRAVGMGRVISDGISDAYVQDLVVRAACRGQGIGERILSLLVSTCTDAGISWIALIAEPETESFYRSRGFLVMEGYTPMKFGGDDDACSQ; encoded by the coding sequence ATGGGATGTCGGGGACATCGCCGACCTCTACCGGGAAGGGGGATGGTGGTGCGAGGAGTGGGATCCCGGCGCCCTGCAGGCCCTCATCGCGGGTAGTTTCTCATTTGTCGTCGCGGTTGATCGCGAAACCGGACGGGCTGTCGGCATGGGCCGGGTGATCTCGGACGGCATTTCGGATGCGTATGTTCAGGATCTCGTCGTCCGTGCCGCCTGCCGCGGACAGGGAATCGGAGAGAGAATTCTCTCCCTGCTCGTCAGTACCTGCACGGACGCGGGCATCTCGTGGATTGCTCTGATTGCAGAGCCTGAAACCGAAAGCTTTTACCGTTCCCGCGGATTTTTGGTGATGGAAGGATACACGCCAATGAAATTTGGCGGAGATGACGATGCATGCTCACAGTAA
- a CDS encoding metal-binding protein, producing the protein MHKEELITLHQVMAEIKDFFENKNPKSSFSDYYSLKVEPNQLHKSKMEHKHAIFVLGQEIAEAMKEVEYSASARIAARMKELAQKTQKEIEYIH; encoded by the coding sequence ATGCACAAGGAAGAACTGATCACCCTTCACCAGGTAATGGCGGAAATCAAGGACTTTTTTGAAAATAAAAACCCGAAATCGTCTTTTTCTGACTATTATTCCCTGAAAGTGGAGCCGAACCAGCTCCATAAAAGTAAAATGGAACACAAACATGCCATTTTTGTGCTTGGTCAGGAAATTGCCGAGGCAATGAAAGAAGTCGAGTATTCGGCATCCGCGAGGATCGCGGCACGGATGAAAGAACTCGCCCAGAAAACGCAAAAAGAAATCGAATACATTCATTAA
- a CDS encoding peptidase S6, translated as MIRIIRKPTDTPGDDSTGAVMEELRRRGAACSVLDLDSTEPLHSGISGDVIWVCGMKQESSYFEILNVLSLDNLVVNTPDAIATCASKARTTALLMKNGVPTPETIFTTQAAKAAAFLSRTGRAVYKPMYGYDGNGIFPFTRVEELGEPPWYLQEYIENDRDFRVFVIDGTARGAIVRQSDSFAHNIHQGGHGRPVEIDPAMAAIAADAAGAVGIDYCGVDLLLRGGDYTVLEVNGTPNWHCMGVPIPSYLAEFLMERESEYAKR; from the coding sequence ATGATACGAATCATCAGAAAACCCACCGATACACCCGGCGACGACTCGACCGGTGCGGTGATGGAAGAGCTCAGGCGGCGCGGGGCCGCCTGCTCGGTCCTCGATCTGGACAGCACCGAACCGCTTCACTCCGGTATCTCCGGGGATGTGATCTGGGTGTGCGGCATGAAGCAGGAGAGTTCGTATTTTGAGATACTCAATGTGCTGTCGCTTGACAACCTCGTCGTCAATACGCCCGATGCGATTGCAACCTGTGCAAGCAAGGCGCGTACGACAGCGCTTCTGATGAAGAACGGCGTGCCGACACCGGAGACAATTTTCACGACACAGGCCGCGAAAGCCGCTGCATTTCTGTCCCGCACCGGGAGGGCTGTCTACAAGCCGATGTACGGCTACGATGGGAACGGCATTTTTCCCTTCACCCGGGTAGAGGAACTCGGGGAGCCGCCCTGGTACCTGCAGGAGTACATCGAAAACGATCGTGACTTCAGGGTCTTTGTTATCGACGGGACGGCCCGCGGTGCGATTGTGCGGCAGTCGGACTCGTTCGCCCACAATATCCATCAGGGGGGACACGGCAGGCCGGTGGAGATCGATCCGGCGATGGCTGCCATCGCCGCCGATGCGGCGGGTGCCGTCGGGATCGACTACTGCGGTGTGGATCTGCTTCTCCGGGGCGGGGACTATACCGTCCTCGAGGTAAACGGCACGCCGAACTGGCACTGCATGGGTGTCCCGATCCCTTCGTATCTCGCGGAATTTCTGATGGAACGGGAATCGGAGTATGCAAAACGCTGA
- a CDS encoding dihydroorotase produces MKSVADLLMKNVAIPGGRIADIAIRDGIVGHVGAGLRAETIIDATGFLCLPGGVDMHVHMRGGVQAQKETWATGTRSALAGGVTVVIDQPNQLPPVADIPTLKARIREAKQESLCNFGINGSVSRDADIEGMWRAGVTAFGETFAAPSSYGEAIGHTELASLLGRIRRLGGLATIHAEDVLIGMDDSLSAHNALRPGTGEAQTVARIGALAPDGMALHYCHLSCIHSIDVAAGSVEVTPHHLFLSYEMFDDDDGRAKVNPPLRREKARSKVWSRWDRIDVVASDHAPHTLPEKSVAFADAPSGIPGVETMIPLLLAAVLEGRISLASLIDKTSYTPCRLLGIPCAGFVPGVRADFALFPRKKDRVDPDALHSRAGWTPYEGMEAVFPAQVIMNGGIAYHDGEFTGSPGTWVPGRGYMGDQSQI; encoded by the coding sequence ATGAAATCCGTAGCCGATCTGTTGATGAAAAATGTAGCGATTCCCGGAGGGCGCATCGCCGATATCGCCATCCGGGACGGGATTGTCGGCCACGTAGGTGCGGGCCTCCGGGCGGAAACCATCATCGATGCGACCGGATTTCTCTGCCTCCCGGGAGGCGTTGACATGCATGTGCACATGCGTGGCGGCGTGCAGGCGCAGAAGGAGACATGGGCAACCGGCACCAGGAGTGCACTGGCAGGGGGCGTGACGGTCGTCATCGACCAGCCGAACCAGTTACCGCCGGTGGCCGACATTCCGACGCTAAAAGCCAGGATCAGGGAAGCAAAACAGGAATCGCTCTGCAACTTCGGGATCAACGGAAGCGTCTCGCGCGATGCAGATATCGAAGGGATGTGGCGAGCCGGTGTGACGGCCTTCGGCGAAACATTCGCCGCACCATCCAGCTACGGGGAAGCCATCGGCCACACCGAGCTCGCTTCCCTGCTCGGAAGGATCCGACGCCTCGGCGGACTGGCGACCATCCATGCGGAGGACGTGCTCATCGGCATGGACGACTCGCTGTCCGCCCACAATGCGCTCCGCCCCGGAACAGGTGAAGCGCAGACGGTCGCCCGCATCGGGGCACTGGCACCGGACGGCATGGCGCTTCACTACTGCCATCTCTCCTGCATCCACTCGATCGACGTGGCCGCGGGTTCCGTCGAAGTGACTCCCCATCACCTCTTCCTCTCCTACGAGATGTTCGATGATGACGACGGGCGCGCAAAAGTCAATCCGCCGCTCAGGCGGGAGAAGGCACGGAGCAAGGTATGGTCGCGATGGGACCGGATCGACGTCGTCGCCTCCGATCATGCGCCGCACACCCTCCCCGAGAAATCCGTGGCCTTTGCCGATGCGCCCTCCGGCATTCCCGGTGTCGAAACCATGATCCCCCTGCTGCTTGCCGCCGTGCTGGAGGGCCGGATTTCGCTTGCATCTCTGATAGACAAGACGTCGTATACGCCCTGCAGGCTGCTGGGCATTCCATGCGCCGGATTTGTTCCGGGAGTGCGGGCGGATTTCGCACTGTTCCCCCGAAAAAAGGATCGCGTCGATCCCGACGCGCTTCACAGCAGGGCGGGGTGGACGCCGTACGAGGGAATGGAGGCGGTCTTTCCCGCGCAGGTGATTATGAACGGCGGGATCGCCTACCATGACGGCGAATTTACGGGTTCTCCCGGTACCTGGGTACCGGGGCGTGGTTATATGGGGGATCAATCCCAGATATGA